The Sulfitobacter donghicola DSW-25 = KCTC 12864 = JCM 14565 genome has a segment encoding these proteins:
- the xylB gene encoding xylulokinase: protein MSFLGLDLGTSGIRAVLLDDGGAVLGDAEARYETQHLQDGWSEQDPSSWIIGLEKVVEALRGSQPEFQNLRGIGVAGHMHGATLLDIENNVLRPCILWNDTRSSAQAKEMNENPLYQRISGNIVFPGFTAPKLAWVHNHEPELFSKVSKVLLPAAYLNFYLTGEHVADMSDSAGTVWFDLENRAWSEALLDQSGMEPQQMPRLVEGSSKAGSLRPEIAAAWGVSGEVIVAGGAGDNAAAACGMGVLNEGQGFVSLGTSGVVLLARDQMRAAPETALHTFCHAVPDRWYQMSVMLSAADSLSWLSNITGRTPAEMTNALGETLQAPGSVSFAPYLSGERTPHNDAFVRGGFSGLSAGTTVTDLTHAVLEGVCFGLRDGLEAMRETGAKFEGLYAVGGGSQSRYWLQMLSTILNTALYLPKGGEFGAAMGAARLGMVAATGASVEDVMQVPDVEEVLQPTSELVGAYDDAYQRFQRLYPAFKSLV from the coding sequence ATGGTGGCGCCGTGCTGGGTGATGCCGAAGCGCGTTACGAGACGCAGCATTTGCAGGATGGTTGGTCTGAGCAAGACCCAAGTAGCTGGATCATCGGGTTGGAAAAAGTTGTCGAAGCGCTTAGGGGGTCCCAGCCAGAGTTTCAGAATTTGAGAGGTATAGGGGTGGCGGGCCATATGCATGGTGCGACCCTGTTGGATATAGAAAACAATGTGCTAAGGCCCTGCATTTTGTGGAATGACACCCGCAGTTCAGCCCAAGCCAAGGAGATGAACGAAAACCCTTTGTACCAGCGCATTAGCGGGAACATTGTTTTTCCTGGCTTTACCGCGCCCAAACTTGCTTGGGTCCACAACCATGAACCAGAGCTGTTTTCAAAGGTCTCCAAGGTTCTTCTGCCCGCGGCCTATCTGAATTTTTACCTGACGGGTGAGCATGTGGCAGACATGTCTGACAGCGCAGGCACGGTATGGTTCGATTTGGAAAACCGCGCGTGGTCTGAGGCGTTGTTGGATCAAAGCGGGATGGAGCCACAGCAAATGCCACGTTTGGTTGAAGGGTCCAGCAAAGCAGGAAGCCTGCGGCCTGAGATCGCAGCCGCATGGGGTGTCTCTGGTGAGGTCATTGTCGCCGGAGGAGCGGGGGACAATGCTGCTGCTGCCTGTGGTATGGGCGTTTTGAACGAGGGGCAGGGATTTGTCTCGCTTGGAACATCTGGTGTGGTGCTTTTGGCGCGTGATCAAATGCGGGCGGCACCGGAAACCGCGCTTCATACATTTTGTCATGCGGTGCCAGATCGCTGGTATCAGATGTCTGTCATGTTATCTGCCGCAGATAGTTTGAGTTGGCTTTCCAACATCACTGGGCGCACACCTGCCGAGATGACCAATGCTCTTGGTGAAACGCTACAAGCACCGGGAAGTGTGAGCTTTGCGCCGTATCTTTCTGGGGAAAGGACACCGCATAACGATGCTTTTGTGCGGGGTGGGTTTAGTGGGTTAAGCGCGGGCACCACTGTTACAGATCTAACTCATGCGGTTCTGGAGGGTGTGTGTTTTGGTCTGCGAGACGGGTTGGAGGCAATGCGTGAAACAGGGGCCAAATTCGAGGGGCTTTACGCAGTTGGTGGGGGTAGCCAGTCGCGCTATTGGTTGCAGATGCTTTCAACGATCCTGAATACAGCGTTGTATCTGCCCAAAGGGGGAGAGTTTGGCGCGGCGATGGGGGCTGCACGTCTGGGCATGGTTGCCGCCACAGGGGCATCGGTAGAGGACGTGATGCAAGTACCCGATGTAGAGGAAGTTCTACAGCCTACAAGTGAATTGGTAGGGGCATATGACGATGCCTATCAACGTTTCCAACGGCTTTACCCAGCATTCAAGTCACTGGTTTGA
- a CDS encoding cupin domain-containing protein, giving the protein MTRPPILAEFLLPTTELRDDLPFFTKTLGMRLENIFPADDPSVASFSGHGIRVRIEKGADVTAGHLRILTDDVEGFAEGKTQLTAPNGTKISIVPLTPQVEHITTQHEFAVRRLADEAPWVIGRAGMHYRDLIPSRLGGSIIASHIRIPDGGPVPDMVHYHTVGFQLIFCYRGWVDVLYEDQGDMIRLHAGDCVTQPPGIRHRVVEASPNIEVIEIGVPAEHVTTIDHDFTLPNGKGDPAREWDGQTFVHHVKDTATWQPFRIGGFTARDTGISKGTKGVAGIQVVRRAEGDPPAFTHDADIHFTFVMEGTMTLHADGQADRALEAGDGFVIPPDMVVQYLDASDDIELLEVALRGDFTTTLV; this is encoded by the coding sequence ATGACCCGCCCTCCGATCCTTGCTGAATTTCTACTCCCCACGACCGAGCTGCGCGATGACTTGCCCTTTTTCACCAAAACCTTGGGCATGCGGTTGGAAAATATCTTTCCCGCCGATGATCCATCGGTGGCCAGCTTTTCAGGGCATGGCATTCGCGTGCGGATCGAAAAAGGCGCTGATGTAACCGCGGGGCATTTGCGGATCCTGACGGATGATGTTGAAGGTTTCGCAGAAGGCAAAACGCAACTGACCGCGCCCAATGGCACTAAAATCTCCATCGTCCCCCTAACTCCGCAAGTGGAACACATCACGACACAGCATGAATTCGCTGTGCGCAGATTGGCCGATGAGGCGCCTTGGGTCATTGGCCGTGCAGGTATGCATTACCGCGATCTGATCCCCTCTCGTTTGGGCGGTTCTATTATCGCAAGCCACATTCGCATCCCAGATGGTGGCCCCGTGCCTGACATGGTTCATTATCACACCGTCGGCTTCCAGCTTATCTTTTGCTATCGCGGCTGGGTGGATGTCCTCTATGAGGATCAAGGCGACATGATCCGCCTGCATGCAGGGGATTGCGTCACTCAACCTCCCGGTATTCGTCACCGCGTCGTCGAGGCTTCACCAAACATCGAGGTGATCGAAATCGGTGTTCCCGCCGAACACGTCACCACCATCGACCACGATTTCACACTGCCCAACGGCAAAGGTGATCCAGCGCGCGAATGGGACGGGCAAACATTTGTGCACCACGTCAAGGACACAGCCACATGGCAGCCGTTTCGCATTGGCGGCTTTACGGCGCGTGATACAGGTATTTCAAAGGGCACCAAAGGCGTTGCAGGTATTCAGGTGGTTCGGCGCGCAGAGGGTGATCCGCCCGCCTTTACCCATGATGCCGACATCCATTTCACCTTTGTTATGGAAGGCACGATGACCTTACATGCTGACGGGCAAGCAGACCGCGCGCTGGAGGCCGGAGACGGGTTCGTCATTCCGCCAGATATGGTTGTTCAATATCTCGACGCCTCAGATGATATTGAACTGCTCGAGGTTGCCTTGCGCGGTGATTTCACCACAACACTGGTTTGA
- the leuB gene encoding 3-isopropylmalate dehydrogenase: MANPTLLILAGDGIGPEVMEQVTRIIDWFGAKRDLAFDVEHDLVGGSAYDKHGTPLHDDTMAKALEADAVLLGAVGGPKYDDLDFSVKPERGLLRLRKEMDLFSNLRPAQCFDALADFSSLKKDLIAGLDIMIVRELTSGVYFGEPRGIFEEGNERVGINTQRYTESEIDRVARSAFELARRRGNKVCSMEKANVMESGILWREVVQKVHDTDYPDVELSHMYADNGAMQLVRAPKQFDVILTDNLFGDILSDCAAMLTGSLGMLPSASLGAPNADGRPKALYEPVHGSAPDITGQGKANPIACILSFAMALRYSFDQGNEATRLEQAIEKVLADGARTADLMGEEGGTPISTSEMGDVILAALDASL, encoded by the coding sequence ATGGCAAATCCAACCCTTTTGATCCTCGCCGGTGACGGCATCGGCCCCGAAGTAATGGAGCAAGTCACCCGCATTATCGACTGGTTCGGCGCCAAGCGCGATCTGGCCTTTGATGTAGAACATGATCTGGTCGGCGGTTCGGCCTATGACAAACACGGCACGCCGCTGCACGACGACACAATGGCAAAGGCGCTGGAGGCGGACGCGGTTCTGCTGGGTGCTGTTGGCGGCCCAAAATACGACGATCTGGATTTCTCGGTAAAGCCCGAGCGCGGCCTGCTGCGTCTGCGCAAGGAAATGGACCTGTTTTCCAACTTGCGCCCAGCACAGTGTTTTGACGCGCTGGCAGATTTCTCCTCGCTCAAGAAAGATCTGATTGCCGGTCTGGACATCATGATCGTGCGCGAACTGACCTCGGGTGTGTATTTCGGCGAGCCGCGCGGCATCTTCGAAGAAGGTAACGAGCGCGTCGGCATCAACACCCAGCGCTATACCGAAAGCGAAATCGACCGCGTTGCGCGTTCGGCCTTTGAACTGGCGCGCCGCCGTGGCAACAAAGTGTGCTCGATGGAAAAAGCCAACGTGATGGAGAGCGGCATCCTGTGGCGCGAAGTGGTGCAAAAAGTGCACGACACAGATTACCCCGATGTTGAGTTATCCCACATGTACGCCGACAACGGCGCGATGCAGTTGGTGCGCGCACCAAAGCAGTTTGACGTGATCCTGACCGACAACCTGTTTGGCGACATCCTGTCTGATTGTGCTGCTATGTTGACGGGTTCGCTGGGCATGCTGCCCTCTGCCTCCCTTGGCGCGCCAAACGCCGATGGCCGCCCAAAGGCGCTGTACGAACCCGTACACGGCTCGGCGCCAGACATCACAGGCCAAGGCAAAGCAAACCCGATCGCTTGTATCCTCAGCTTTGCTATGGCGCTGCGCTATTCCTTCGATCAGGGCAATGAGGCGACCCGCCTAGAGCAGGCTATCGAAAAAGTTCTGGCCGATGGCGCGCGCACAGCTGACCTGATGGGCGAAGAAGGTGGCACACCTATCTCGACCTCAGAAATGGGCGACGTGATCCTAGCGGCGCTAGACGCAAGCCTGTAA
- a CDS encoding endonuclease/exonuclease/phosphatase family protein has protein sequence MFFAIALACSGAIATAEQDSIRVATFNAELIRKGPGLLLRDALKGDDPQIAAFRTALTTLQPDIIALQGVDYDLRLTALRALADGLNYPFLYSARPNAGQSTGLDMNGNGRFGDADDAQGYGRFYGMGSMAVMSRFPIETDAVEDYSAFLWRDLPNHLYPMTTTGPFGGAEVFASHRLSSRGHWVVPITVPDIGALRLMTYHATPPLYDGPEDRNGRRNHDETAFWLDYLSKDASDAPFILAGTANTDPDRGSGRPEAILHLLSRPELQNPFDASPTADFKDPKPGDLRVDYLLPSIHWTVLDHGMLRVPDASRHSILWVDVTLRHP, from the coding sequence ATATTTTTTGCGATTGCCCTTGCTTGCTCAGGGGCCATTGCCACGGCTGAACAAGACAGCATTCGCGTTGCCACCTTCAATGCCGAGCTTATTCGCAAAGGGCCAGGATTGCTGTTGCGTGATGCGTTGAAAGGCGACGATCCGCAGATCGCTGCATTTAGAACCGCTCTCACAACCCTTCAGCCAGACATCATCGCGCTGCAAGGTGTCGACTATGACTTGCGTCTAACCGCCCTTAGGGCATTGGCTGATGGCCTGAACTACCCGTTCCTGTATTCTGCGCGACCAAATGCGGGGCAGTCCACGGGGTTGGACATGAACGGCAACGGCAGGTTTGGCGATGCGGACGATGCTCAGGGGTATGGGCGGTTCTATGGAATGGGTAGCATGGCCGTTATGTCCCGTTTTCCAATCGAAACTGATGCCGTCGAAGACTATTCAGCTTTCTTGTGGCGCGATCTGCCAAACCACCTTTATCCGATGACAACTACCGGACCTTTTGGTGGTGCAGAGGTTTTCGCAAGCCATCGGTTGTCCTCTCGGGGGCATTGGGTCGTACCGATTACAGTCCCCGACATTGGTGCCTTGCGCCTGATGACCTATCACGCAACGCCTCCGCTATATGACGGCCCAGAGGATCGAAACGGGCGGCGAAACCACGACGAAACCGCATTTTGGCTGGATTACCTGTCCAAAGACGCCAGCGATGCGCCGTTCATATTGGCAGGAACAGCCAATACCGATCCCGACAGAGGAAGCGGACGCCCCGAGGCGATCCTTCACCTTCTGTCTCGCCCTGAGCTGCAAAACCCTTTTGACGCATCCCCAACGGCCGACTTCAAAGACCCCAAACCAGGCGATCTTCGTGTGGATTACCTACTGCCCTCTATCCATTGGACAGTTCTGGATCACGGCATGTTAAGGGTGCCAGATGCCAGCCGCCATTCGATCCTGTGGGTAGATGTCACATTGCGCCATCCTTGA
- the leuD gene encoding 3-isopropylmalate dehydratase small subunit: MNKFTTLSGIAAPMPLINIDTDMIIPKQFLKTIKRSGLGVNLFDEMRYDDDRNEIPDFVLNKPQYREAQILVAGDNFGCGSSREHAPWAIADFGITCVIAPSFADIFYNNCFKNGILPIVLPQEQVDVLMKDAEKGANARIEVDLENQNITSSDGDTFTFEVDAFKKHCLMNGLDDIGLTMEKAASIDTFEAAAEQSRPWV; this comes from the coding sequence ATGAATAAATTCACAACCCTCAGCGGCATCGCCGCGCCGATGCCATTGATCAACATCGACACCGATATGATCATCCCAAAGCAGTTTCTGAAGACCATCAAACGTTCCGGCCTTGGCGTGAACCTGTTTGACGAAATGCGCTATGACGATGACCGCAACGAAATCCCTGATTTCGTTCTGAACAAACCACAGTACCGCGAAGCACAAATCCTTGTTGCTGGCGATAACTTTGGCTGTGGTTCCTCGCGCGAACACGCACCGTGGGCGATCGCCGATTTCGGCATCACCTGCGTCATCGCACCCAGCTTCGCCGACATCTTCTATAACAACTGCTTCAAGAACGGCATCTTGCCAATCGTACTGCCACAAGAGCAGGTAGATGTGTTGATGAAAGACGCAGAAAAAGGCGCAAATGCGCGGATCGAAGTGGATCTGGAAAACCAGAACATTACATCCTCTGATGGCGATACTTTCACCTTCGAAGTAGATGCATTCAAAAAGCACTGCCTGATGAACGGTTTGGACGACATCGGTCTGACAATGGAAAAAGCCGCCTCAATCGATACATTCGAAGCAGCGGCCGAACAAAGCCGCCCATGGGTTTAA
- the leuC gene encoding 3-isopropylmalate dehydratase large subunit encodes MSPKTLYDKIWDAHVAHEAEDGTCLLYIDRHLVHEVTSPQAFEGLRMTNRSVRAPDKTIAVPDHNVPTTLDRADATTMTEDSRIQVEALDKNAKDFGIHYYPVSDVRQGIVHIVGPEQGWTLPGMTVVCGDSHTATHGAFGALAHGIGTSEVEHVLATQTLIQKKSKNMKVEITGKLRPGVTAKDITLSVIGATGTAGGTGYVIEYCGEAIRDLSMEGRMTVCNMAIEGGARAGIIAPDEKTFEYCKGRPHAPKGAQWEAALDWWKTLYSDDDAAWDLVLTLKAEDIAPVVTWGTSPEDVLPITANVPAASEFEGGKVDAAQRSLDYMGLTAGSPLTDVEIDTVFIGSCTNGRIEDLRAAAEILKGKKIKDGMRAMIVPGSGLVRAQAEEEGLADIFKDAGFEWRLAGCSMCLAMNPDQLAPGERCAATSNRNFEGRQGRGGRTHLMSPAMAAAAAITGKLTDVRDMM; translated from the coding sequence ATGTCCCCCAAAACGCTCTATGATAAAATCTGGGATGCGCACGTAGCCCATGAAGCCGAAGACGGCACATGCCTGTTGTACATCGACCGCCACCTCGTACACGAAGTCACCAGCCCGCAGGCCTTTGAAGGGCTGCGCATGACCAACCGTTCGGTCCGCGCACCTGACAAAACAATTGCCGTTCCCGATCACAACGTTCCGACAACGCTGGATCGCGCCGATGCAACGACGATGACCGAAGACAGCCGCATTCAGGTTGAAGCGCTCGACAAGAACGCAAAAGACTTTGGCATCCACTACTACCCCGTTTCTGACGTGCGTCAGGGCATCGTGCATATCGTTGGCCCCGAACAGGGCTGGACCTTGCCCGGTATGACAGTCGTTTGCGGCGACAGCCACACCGCCACCCACGGTGCCTTCGGCGCATTGGCACACGGCATCGGCACTTCTGAGGTTGAGCACGTTCTGGCCACGCAAACGCTGATCCAGAAAAAGTCCAAAAACATGAAGGTCGAGATCACCGGCAAATTGCGCCCGGGTGTGACCGCAAAAGACATCACATTGTCTGTCATCGGTGCCACAGGCACCGCGGGCGGTACGGGTTATGTCATCGAATATTGCGGCGAAGCCATTCGCGATCTTTCCATGGAAGGCCGCATGACCGTCTGCAACATGGCGATTGAGGGCGGCGCGCGCGCTGGCATCATCGCACCAGACGAAAAGACCTTTGAATACTGCAAGGGCCGCCCCCACGCACCAAAAGGCGCCCAGTGGGAAGCTGCCCTTGACTGGTGGAAGACCCTCTATTCAGACGACGATGCTGCATGGGATTTGGTTCTGACGTTGAAAGCCGAAGACATCGCTCCAGTGGTCACATGGGGCACATCCCCAGAGGACGTTCTGCCAATCACTGCAAACGTCCCTGCCGCCTCTGAATTTGAAGGCGGTAAAGTAGACGCCGCCCAGCGTTCGCTTGACTACATGGGCCTGACTGCGGGTTCACCGCTGACAGACGTAGAGATCGACACCGTCTTTATCGGTTCGTGCACAAACGGCCGCATCGAAGATTTGCGTGCCGCAGCCGAAATCCTGAAAGGCAAAAAGATCAAAGACGGCATGCGTGCCATGATCGTTCCAGGCTCGGGCCTTGTGCGTGCACAGGCCGAGGAAGAGGGCCTTGCCGATATCTTTAAGGATGCAGGTTTTGAATGGCGTCTTGCGGGATGCTCCATGTGTCTGGCGATGAACCCCGATCAGCTTGCCCCCGGCGAGCGCTGCGCGGCCACATCCAACCGCAACTTTGAAGGCCGTCAGGGCCGTGGCGGACGCACACACCTGATGTCACCTGCAATGGCAGCGGCAGCCGCGATCACCGGTAAGCTCACCGATGTCCGCGACATGATGTAA
- a CDS encoding mechanosensitive ion channel family protein, translating to MQDPTDPFAEFIATMQALWVEIGAFLTGILESGPRQNQILIIAALVFVAWCLHRWTGLFLRNWVRSREKWPKWRLRIFVQFKRRLGLIWFAVLAWCVYAVMQNITWPSYSYLIGIAAKLASVWVCIAFATQMVRNRPIRRIVMWFLWIYATLYLLNVSEKVTAFLDNIALELGEFRLSVLSLISAVIIIGVLIAIARIISQATASTIRKNDEISPSMQVLAVKAVQLAMYGFAFYMGINAVGIDLTGLAVLSGAIGVGLGFGLQKVVSNLVSGVIILLDKSIKPGDVISLGETFGWIQTLGARYASVVTRDGKEYLIPNEDLITGQVVNWSHSNDFVRLDIYFGTAYDDDPHKVRELAKGAALSVDRVLSHRPPVCHIIGFGDSSVDYILRFWIEDPTGGLTNIRGNVYLALWDAFQENDISIPFPQREVRMLDDR from the coding sequence ATGCAAGACCCAACAGATCCATTTGCTGAATTCATCGCAACGATGCAGGCACTTTGGGTTGAAATAGGTGCCTTTCTGACTGGGATTTTAGAGTCAGGCCCCAGACAAAACCAAATACTGATTATTGCGGCTTTGGTGTTTGTTGCTTGGTGCTTGCATCGTTGGACGGGCCTTTTTCTTAGGAATTGGGTGCGTTCGCGTGAGAAGTGGCCGAAATGGCGGCTGCGCATCTTTGTTCAATTCAAAAGGCGTCTGGGCTTAATCTGGTTCGCTGTATTGGCGTGGTGTGTTTATGCGGTGATGCAAAACATCACATGGCCCTCATATTCCTACCTTATTGGTATTGCGGCAAAGCTGGCCAGCGTCTGGGTTTGCATCGCATTTGCAACCCAAATGGTTCGCAACCGACCGATCCGTCGCATCGTGATGTGGTTTTTGTGGATATACGCGACACTCTATCTGCTAAACGTATCAGAGAAGGTAACCGCATTTCTGGATAACATCGCGCTAGAGCTGGGAGAGTTCCGGCTGTCTGTGCTGTCCCTGATTTCTGCTGTTATAATAATTGGTGTGTTGATCGCGATCGCGCGGATCATCTCCCAAGCCACCGCGAGCACCATTCGCAAGAATGATGAGATCAGCCCCTCTATGCAGGTGCTAGCCGTTAAGGCGGTTCAGTTGGCGATGTATGGCTTTGCGTTTTATATGGGGATCAATGCGGTTGGCATCGACCTGACGGGGCTTGCGGTTTTGTCTGGTGCGATTGGTGTCGGCCTTGGGTTTGGTTTGCAAAAAGTCGTCTCCAACCTTGTTTCGGGTGTGATTATTTTGCTCGATAAATCCATCAAGCCAGGGGATGTTATCTCGCTAGGTGAGACGTTTGGCTGGATCCAAACATTGGGTGCGCGATACGCCTCGGTGGTGACGCGCGACGGCAAAGAGTATCTGATCCCGAACGAAGACTTGATTACGGGGCAGGTGGTTAACTGGTCTCACTCCAATGATTTTGTGAGGTTGGATATCTATTTTGGCACCGCCTATGATGATGACCCGCACAAAGTGAGAGAGCTGGCAAAAGGCGCGGCTTTGTCAGTGGATCGCGTGCTGAGCCACCGTCCGCCTGTTTGTCATATCATCGGTTTTGGCGATAGTTCCGTTGATTATATCCTCCGGTTCTGGATCGAAGACCCGACAGGGGGGCTAACCAATATTCGCGGCAATGTTTATCTGGCTTTATGGGATGCGTTTCAGGAAAACGACATCTCGATACCTTTCCCGCAAAGAGAAGTGCGGATGTTAGATGACCGTTAA
- the rsfS gene encoding ribosome silencing factor, which translates to MAGHKQATSDLLLETVLASLNEDKAEDIVQIDLRGKTEIGDYMIICSGRSTRQVSAMSERLAQRVKDEFGHVARTEGKESGDWVLIDTGDVIVHVFRPEVREFYQLEKMWLPQGDTAS; encoded by the coding sequence ATGGCTGGCCACAAACAAGCGACCAGCGATTTGCTGCTGGAAACCGTTCTGGCATCTTTGAACGAAGATAAGGCCGAAGACATCGTGCAGATTGATCTGCGCGGTAAAACCGAGATTGGTGATTATATGATCATCTGCTCGGGGCGCTCAACGCGTCAGGTTAGCGCAATGTCTGAAAGATTGGCTCAACGCGTTAAGGATGAGTTTGGCCATGTGGCCCGTACCGAAGGTAAAGAATCTGGCGACTGGGTTTTGATTGATACCGGCGACGTGATTGTACATGTCTTCCGTCCGGAAGTGCGCGAATTCTACCAACTGGAAAAGATGTGGTTGCCGCAAGGCGATACCGCTTCTTAA
- the rlmH gene encoding 23S rRNA (pseudouridine(1915)-N(3))-methyltransferase RlmH gives MKVQICAVGRLRAGPEKTLIDDYLTRFDRTGRGLSLGPVSVLEVEDRKGGGMPAEAALLRRAVPQGAIICALDERGTVETSPKFARRIENWRDAGRSDLTFIIGGADGIDPELRAQADHLLSFGSMVWPHMMVRVMLAEQLYRAASILSGGPYHRT, from the coding sequence ATGAAGGTACAGATTTGTGCCGTTGGTCGGTTGCGCGCTGGGCCTGAAAAAACACTGATCGACGACTATCTAACGCGATTTGACAGAACCGGCCGAGGGCTTTCCCTTGGGCCGGTTTCTGTTTTGGAGGTGGAAGACCGCAAAGGCGGCGGGATGCCTGCCGAGGCTGCATTGCTGCGGCGTGCAGTGCCGCAAGGTGCGATTATTTGCGCTTTGGATGAACGCGGTACAGTAGAAACCTCGCCGAAATTTGCACGGCGGATCGAAAACTGGCGCGATGCGGGTCGCAGTGATTTGACGTTTATCATTGGCGGCGCAGATGGGATCGACCCAGAGCTGCGGGCGCAGGCAGACCACCTGCTTTCCTTCGGCTCAATGGTCTGGCCGCACATGATGGTCCGCGTCATGCTGGCCGAACAGCTATACCGCGCGGCCTCTATCCTGTCTGGCGGGCCTTATCACCGTACTTAG
- a CDS encoding DUF599 domain-containing protein, translating to MTLFENLSFLNLYDFGAILLLFTLWCGLGWRIEHPSSTNPSTSFIMANYRREWMNQMIDRQVRIFDAQTVGTLRQGTSFFASTCVIAIGGTLALIGNAEQVAGVAADLTVAQAPAIVWELKLLVIVLFLTNAFLKFVWSNRLFGYCSVMMGASPNDPAHEKAASYAKKAAELNITAARSFNRGLRAIYFALATVAWLAGPIPLIAATIVTSVVIWRREFASQSRKALLEDNL from the coding sequence ATGACCCTTTTTGAAAACCTGTCATTTCTCAACCTTTACGACTTTGGGGCGATTTTGCTCCTTTTCACTTTGTGGTGCGGTTTAGGCTGGCGCATTGAACACCCCTCCTCCACAAACCCTTCCACATCGTTCATCATGGCCAACTACCGCCGCGAGTGGATGAACCAGATGATCGACCGTCAGGTTCGGATATTTGACGCACAAACCGTAGGCACCCTGCGCCAAGGCACTTCCTTTTTCGCCTCAACATGCGTCATCGCAATCGGCGGCACACTTGCCCTTATCGGCAACGCTGAACAGGTCGCTGGTGTCGCGGCTGATCTTACCGTTGCTCAGGCGCCAGCGATTGTTTGGGAACTGAAACTTCTTGTGATCGTGCTTTTCCTCACCAATGCGTTTTTGAAATTCGTCTGGTCCAATCGGTTGTTTGGATATTGCTCGGTCATGATGGGCGCTTCTCCGAATGACCCAGCCCACGAAAAAGCCGCCTCATATGCAAAAAAGGCGGCAGAGCTGAATATTACAGCTGCGCGCAGCTTTAATCGCGGGCTAAGAGCGATCTATTTTGCATTAGCAACAGTGGCATGGTTAGCTGGGCCTATACCTCTGATTGCAGCGACCATTGTTACATCCGTTGTCATCTGGCGGCGGGAATTCGCCTCACAATCGCGTAAGGCCCTCTTGGAAGACAACCTGTAA